The sequence GTGTTTGTGCTGGAGTTCGTTGACGCTTCAAAATCGCTTTGATGCGAAGGTTTAACTCTTCTAAATCAAAGGGTTTGGTTACAAAGTCATCTGCTCCCTCCTTCAACCCGAGTTTGGGATCTTTTTCGCTGGTTAGCATTAGGATAAATACACTGGTTCGACTTTGCATTTCTCGGCATAATGCTAAACCTGTGGTATCGGGTAAATTTAGATCCAATACTACTAAGTCAGGATTGAACTGTTCAAACCTTTCCAATGCCGAATGGCCATCACCAGCCGTGTCAACTTGATAGTCTTGTTGGCTGAGATAGCGACTAATTAAGTTCCGTATTGCCGGATCATCATCGACCACGAGAATCTTTGCAGATGCCATAACCACCCATATCGAGCAGAAGGTTGAGCAAGAATACTAAATAGACATCTCAATGTTAATGGAAAAGTTGAACCTACACCTAACAAAATGTCAATTTAGTTGTATTGCGTTACAGAGCGCGTAATATTTCAGGTAGTAGATGACCTGGAATTTGAGATAAAGCCTGATTTTGTCCCTGTAACCCAGACTCATTGTAGAAGGCACGAATGGTTCTGAGCAAATAACTCAACGTCGTTTGATGATGTTCAGTGATCTTTGAGTTAGGGATAACACCCTCTGCTGGCTGTTGTTTTTCTAGCTGACTAGACCCATTAATATCAGCTTGAAGATGGTGTTTGAGTGCGACTTCTAATAGAGAAATTCGAGTCGCTTTGCTCAGGGGGAAGTTCGAGTCTGTTGCCAGATGGTAATGCGTAAGCCCTAGGTTATTATGAGTCGCTAACGGATCAAAGGTGAGTTGGGTTGGACTCAGAGCGGATGCAATTGAGAGCGCCTTTTGATAGGCTGCAATTGCCCTTTTAAAGAATTTAGCACGAATCTCTGACTTCTGATAGTGGTTGGCTAAATGCCAATAGGCTATGCCCAAGTTATTATAGGTGGCTGCACAGGCAATGGGGGCTGATGCGCTGGTACGATAGGTTAAGGCTTGATGATAGGCATGA comes from Planktothrix sp. FACHB-1365 and encodes:
- a CDS encoding response regulator transcription factor; its protein translation is MASAKILVVDDDPAIRNLISRYLSQQDYQVDTAGDGHSALERFEQFNPDLVVLDLNLPDTTGLALCREMQSRTSVFILMLTSEKDPKLGLKEGADDFVTKPFDLEELNLRIKAILKRQRTPAQTQPKNLVYGDLTIDPNRREVYIRGEIIPLSALEFDLLYCLARKPGRAWRRAELLQEVWDYEYEGEQRVVDVHIGQIRKKIEPDADKPSFIKTIRGVGYMFDRRTTERQ